Proteins found in one Aethina tumida isolate Nest 87 chromosome 1, icAetTumi1.1, whole genome shotgun sequence genomic segment:
- the LOC109608366 gene encoding beta-1,4-N-acetylgalactosaminyltransferase bre-4 produces the protein MPTWCLNGAHCKWYKGVFILVLVFFILANFFGAVIDNNKPPLFFNTTKLHEEIRDVDQMHGPLQHKMLWKHKQYQYSNASTTKGPAMELSYVVTNPPVAVIENANLTGLFEYTAPVDTTNSTVLDVRVFTTISPYCPDVTSSLVGRVPIVRSPVPTVVQLEQQFRWLQPGGHWQPDCKVTAKVAIVIPFRNRGEHLLLFLQHMHPFLRRQQLDYTIFIIEQDGNGSFNRAMLMNIGYVEAVKRRDFDCFIFHDIDLLPEDDRNLYSCPEQPRHMSVAVDVFNYRLPYPAIFGGVSAISTKHFKLLNGFSNSFWGWGGEDDDMSNRIRYHHLFISRYPLTIARYTMLTHKKDKPSPNRYDVLKQGQTRFDKDGLNSLKYNVVQAKEKLLYTWILVSIEAPHR, from the exons ATGCCCACCTGGTGCTTGAACGGCGCCCACTGCAAGTGGTACAAGGGTGTCTTCATATTGGTGCTTGTCTTCTTCATACTCGCCAACTTCTTCGGCGCCGTCATCGACAACAACAAGCCACCGTTATTTTTCAACACCACTAA gtTACATGAGGAGATCAGAGATGTGGACCAAATGCACGGCCCTCTCCAACACAAGATGCTGTGGAAGCACAAGCAGTACCAATACTCGAACGCCAGCACAACGAAAGGTCCGGCCATGGAGCTCAGCTACGTCGTCACAAATCCACCCGTCGCCGTCATTGAAAACGCTAACCTCACCGGATTGTTCGAATACACTGCTCCCGTCGATACGACCAACTCCACAGTCTTAGACGTGAGGGTTTTCACCACTATTTCGCCCTATTGTCCTGACGTCACGTCAAGTCTCg TGGGCAGAGTACCTATAGTCAGGTCGCCAGTTCCTACAGTTGTTCAGTTGGAACAACAGTTTAGATGGTTGCAACCGGGCGGTCACTGGCAACCGGATTGTAAGGTCACAGCTAAGGTTGCCATAGTTATACCGTTTAGAAATCGCGGGGAGCATTTGCTATTGTTCCTGCAACACATGCATCCATTTCTGCGACGTCAACAGTTGGATTACACCATTTTTATCATCGAGCAGGACGGAAATGGGTCGTTCAATAGGGCAATGTTGATGAACATCGGGTATGTGGAGGCTGTTAAGAGGAGGGATTTTGACTGTTTCATATTCCATGATATCGATTTGTTACCGGAAGATGATAG AAATCTGTATTCGTGTCCGGAACAACCGAGACACATGAGCGTGGCGGTGGACGTCTTCAATTATCGTTTACCCTATCCGGCGATATTTGGAGGCGTTTCGGCGATCAGTACTAAACACTTCAAGCTACTGAATGGCTTTTCCAATTCGTTTTGGGGTTGGGGCGGCGAAGACGACGATATGTCCAACCGTATCCGTTACCATCACTTGTTCATTTCCAGATATCCATTGACCATTGCCAGATACACCATGCTAACTCATAAAAAAGACAAACCAAGCCCAAACAG ATACGACGTACTCAAACAGGGACAAACACGATTCGATAAAGACGGCTTAAATAGTTTGAAGTACAATGTGGTGCAGGCGAAAGAGAAGTTATTATACACGTGGATTTTGGTTTCGATCGAGGCTCCTCACAGGTGA
- the LOC109606409 gene encoding sperm flagellar protein 2, with amino-acid sequence MMQKYTDQRLKTNLENAEKEVQQSNIAKQVTEDLMNLIRDQDDKMINQRLLEQSYYEKQMVKTLADVKMQKDMIINNKRIVTELLQDKRDKHFIDNLMMISKNKDEKKLEYYIEKERLVNLHRRIYAERQRLKAERTFNMCLDAVSDMAEIAMDWADYKQKYEKEPTRRTVDSWKGLFVKGGLNFGETDVELQKKIIRRCGEDEDEEEYELIIGELEKQDLMDDRDFENYMEFIYPFDVDHAYSGNEETMYHLECGENVLGYIIYRLLTAKYPKPTFRKANLSKCKVAACINGLPDNTTLPILQKLLSLRKILVVEMKDVVNFCLEAYKKETTEDYPDKVLIEETNKTMDKKKGKKDKGKKKGEKKPNKKDKKKDKSSSGSEIDLPRFQEKLVQTPIIYPGEEIKLSMQADLGKIAHEQMSLGNHLPDFCLVEMLMVYLELQKDFEGFALINYPVTYQQAALLEESLSGVPVPPLEIDEEKMLEEDNFYNLGDFEKRIPNIKKDPFEDIRTSKLLKNPLKPVIDPLYDTFFTAYIRINYIQPNDDGELEIPPIFDILEDNPDPLEKFYADLGCNYQMYYRNFDLNTIKYLGKLIIGEYTIPPKKSIELFGDTVTYIEAEYASGKGAKGSIKGKKKDKPKDKKKKGDSKSDKKSKDKSSKSSSKDKKEKKEKKEKKGKKGKKGEEDKVVIVHEDKVTQAPEESEEEPSEEPKPEPRPGETDWEYVDLGLPTELAVCLATLWETAEKIYVVDFKQLFYLKRIVIDAVVPYCDFCRKHMYEIVTRPDNKQQYVHDFQRTYNEFDNDFRSDDEFKMEMHMRITEMKEALFDICDNIMLDSEKERQRMISENWTSRQLIEMYNIVTNFIQLELDRCVDTMQVVNDYYTCLVTKMPSDLLLPKIIIVKLTETNHEEIVARLDEEIMEGMRRFDAEFDDSRIETMLNVLLDNSVNFVTTTLNLAKGVMEKVKEIFKPKKGGKEKTPRKQPTKKGAPDTTNILKLFEPEQIAIDNHAKISDEWETALDGEFTRVKIRLDVLKVEALSQIQNIFLTVQQVFHTIYSEIKERYQKEIEAVETICQILQRAIEMEIPLQQQLNLSGDTLLIKNLKLFPDPIIIPEPPKEVDVEYVFTAGQLNKLVDILFDLAPSGYIIEQSFKYLLQDIISYSPEDGTSLAPPKWCNLQPRDIDFILAEQFDPISYIDWKSFILIHSMIRFPNIEEIMLLRQEFRSHDPDALEYVTDYQYKSIRFWYENCEQTSALRTIELKKIFFRMYKIKGDYFNYTAFLLDLCRDSSAVMGFAKALSVSLGKIICWSKPIGEKFVEIVREDRRAHEEMKNLKEMEMETENMDEQMPECESLIIEDYHSTDTLSGVDIDFVPNSTLPLADHIEDYINQTYGTGMFEEDSSHFSNVEIGFQDKGVPNLAYFLPFELLLTTLAMTVTWHLSVVDVNDKSLKERIEEIYERCKTEEFNDKVLCHQFLLDPEFLEIISGMKKFLCHNPICIIQSLI; translated from the exons ATGATGCAAAAGTACACTGATCAgcgattaaaaacaaatttggaaAACGCTGAAAAAGAGGTGCAACAATCGAATATTGCAAAACAAGTGACCGAagatctaatgaatttaatccGCGACCAAGATGATAAAATGATCAATCAAAGACTATTAGAACAATCATATTACGAGAAGCAAATGGTAAAAACCCTTGCCGATGTAAAAATGCAAAAAGATAtgatcattaataataaaagaatagtTACTGAGCTCCTTCAAGATAAACGTGATAAACATTTCATAGACAACTTAATGATGATTAGTAAAAACAAGGATGAGAAGAAACTCGAgtattatatagaaaaagaACGCCTCGTAAATCTGCACCGGAGAATTTACGCAGAAAGACAACGACTGAAAGCCGAGAGAACTTTCAACATGTGTTTGGATGCTGTGAGTGACATGGCAGAAATAGCTATGGATTGGGCAGattataaacagaaatatgaaaaagaacCTACAAGGAGAACTGTGGATAGCTGGAAGGGTTTATTTGTAAAAGGTGGCTTAAATTTCGGTGAAACTGATGTGGAGCTACAAAAAAAGATCATAAGAAGGTGTGGTGAGGACGAGGATGAAGAGGAATATGAGCTGATTATTGGTGAATTGGAGAAGCAAGACCTAATGGATGATCGAGATTTCGAAAACTATATGGAATTTATTTATCCATTTGATGTTGATCATGCGTATTCCGGAAATGAAGAAACGATGTATCACTTAGAATGTGGCGAAAATGTGTTGGGCTATATAATTTACAGACTTTTAACTGCGAAATATCCAAAACCGACTTTCCGGAAGGCTAATTTGTCAAAGTGTAAAGTTGCAGCGTGTATTAATGGACTTCCAGATAATACCACATTGCCAATATTGCAAAAGCTATTATCACTAAGGAAAATACTTGTGGTAGAAATGAAAGATGTGGTCAATTTTTGTCTCGAAGCATACAAGAAAGAAACAACTGAAGATTATCCTGATAAAGTTCTAATAGAAGAAACCAATAAAACAATGGATAAAAAGAAAGGTAAGAAGGATAAGGGGAAGAAAAAAGGAGAaaaaaaaccaaataaaaaggataaaaaaaaagataagtCATCATCAGGAAGCGAAATAGATTTGCCAAGATTTCAAGAAAAACTTGTTCAAACACCAATAATCTACCCAGgggaagaaattaaattaagtatgcAGGCAGACTTAGGAAAAATTGCTCACGAACAAATGAGCTTGGGAAATCACTTGCCAGACTTTTGTCTGGTAGAAATGTTGATGGTTTATTTGGAATTGCAAAAAGACTTCGAAGGATTCGCTCTAATAAATTATCCAGTAACATATCAACAAGCTGCATTGTTGGAAGAAAGTTTGTCTGGAGTTCCCGTTCCACCCTTGGAAATTGATGAGGAAAAAATGTTAgaagaagataatttttataatttag gtGACTTCGAGAAACGAATTCCAAATATCAAGAAAGATCCTTTTGAGGATATACGTACcagtaaattactaaaaaatccTTTGAAACCAGTAATTGACCCTTTATATGACACCTTTTTTACCGCTTacattagaattaattatatacaaccaAACGATGACGGTGAACTAGAAATTCCtccaatatttgatattttggaGGACAATCCTGATCCATTAGAGAAATTCTACGCTGACTTAGGTTGCAATTATCAAATGTACTATAGAAACTTTGATTTGAATACTATTAAGTATTTGGGTAAATTGATCATTGGGGAGTACACAATACCTcctaaaaaatcaattgaattatttggAGATACAGTAACTTATATAGAAGCAGAATATGCATCTGGGAAGGGGGCAAAGGGGTCAATAAAAGGCAAGAAAAAAGATAAACCAAaagataaaaagaaaaaaggcGATTCTAAATCTGATAAAAAGAGCAAAG ACAAATCTAGCAAAAGCTCAAGTAAAgataaaaaagagaaaaaagagaagaaagaaaaaaagggCAAAAAAGGTAAAAAGGGAGAAGAAGACAAAGTTGTAATAGTTCACGAAGACAAAGTAACCCAAGCTCCTGAAGAAAGCGAAGAAGAACCTTCAGAAGAGCCTAAACCGGAACCAAGACCTGGAGAAACAG actgGGAATATGTCGATTTGGGATTACCCACAGAACTGGCTGTTTGTTTGGCAACACTTTGGGAAACCGCAGAGAAAATTTACGTGGTGGATTTCAAACAGTTGTTTTATCTGAAAAGAATTGTTATTGATGCTGTGGTGCCGTACTGTGACTTTTGCCGGAAACATATGTATGAGATTGTAACTAGACCAGACAACAAACAACAATACGTTCACGACTTTCAAAGA actTACAACGAATTCGATAATGATTTTAGAAGTGATGACGAGTTCAAAATGGAGATGCATATGCGAATTACCGAGATGAAAGAGGCTTTATTTGATATATGTGATAATATCATGCTTGACTCTGAAAAAGAACGACAGAGGATGATTTCAGAAAACTGGACGTCAAGACAACTTATTGAAATGTATAACATTGTAACTAATTTCATTCAGTTAGAGCTCGATCGTTGTGTGGACACCATGCAGGTCGTCAACGATTATTATACATGTCTTGTAACAAAGATGCCATCGGATTTACTATTACCAAAAAtcataatagttaaattaacaGAAACAAACCATGAGGAAATTGTTGCCAGATTGGATGAAGAAATTATGGAAGGTATGAGGCGATTTGATGCTGAATTCGATGACTCTAGGATAGAGACCATGTTAAATGTTCTATTGGACAACAGTGTTAATTTTGTCACCACCACACTGAATCTAGCTAAAGGTGTGATGGAGAAggtaaaagaaatttttaaacctaAGAAGGGAGGTAAGGAAAAAACTCCAAGGAAGCAGCCAACAAAAAAAGGCGCACCag ATACcacgaacattttaaaactgtttgaaCCAGAACAAATAGCAATAGACAACCATGCAAAAATTAGCGATGAATGGGAAACAGCTCTTGATGGAGAATTCACCAGAGTAAAGATCAGATTAGATGTCTTAAAAGTGGAGGCGTTAtcccaaattcaaaatattttcttaacgGTGCAGCAAGTATTTCACACGATATATTCCGAAATTAAGGAAAGATACCAGAAGGAAATCGAAGCCGTGGAAACAATCTGTCAAATTCTGCAAAGAGCGATAGAAATGGAAATTCCATTACAGCAACAACTAAATCTTTCAGGAGATACTCTTTTAATCAAGAACCTGAAATTATTCCCAGACCCAATAATAATTCCTGAACCACCAAAAGAAGTCGATGTAGAGTATGTGTTCACGGCAGGTCAGTTAAACAAGCTGGTTGACATATTGTTTGATTTGGCACCTTCTGGATACATCATAGAGCAATCGTTTAAGTATTTGCTGCAGGATATCATTAGTTATTCACCCGAAGATGGTACTTCTCTGGCGCCACCCAAATGGTGTAATCTTCAACCAAGGGATATAGATTTTATACTGGCGGAACAATTTGATCCAATATCTTATATAGATTGGAAAAGTTTCATTCTAATTCATTCCATGATCAGATTTCCCAACATAGAAGAAATTATGCTTCTCCGACAAGAGTTCCGTAGTCACGATCCTGATGCTTTAGAATATGTAACAGATTATCAATACAAATCTATCAGGTTTTGGTATGAAAATTGTGAACAAACTAGCGCACTAAGAACTATAGAGTTAAAGAAGATATTCTTCAGAATGTATAAAATCAAGGGtgactattttaattacacgGCCTTCCTTTTGGATCTTTGCAGGGACAGTTCTGCAGTGATGGGTTTCGCCAAAGCATTATCGGTTAGTCTGGGCAAAATCATTTGTTGGAGTAAACCTATTGGTGAGAAGTTTGTGGAGATCGTCAGGGAAGACAGAAGAGCTCATgaagaaatgaaaaatttgaaagaaatggAAATGGAAACGGAAAATATGGATGAACAAATGCCAGAGTGTGAGAGTCTGATCATCGAAGACTATCATTCAACTGACACACTTAGTGGTGTGGATATAGATTTTGTTCCAAACAGTACTTTACCACTAGCTGATCATATTGAGGATTATATTAATCAAACGTACGGAACTGGAATGTTTGAAGAAGATTCATCGCACTTTTCGAATGTAGAAATTGGATTTCAGGATAAGGGTGTTCCTAATTTAGCTTACTTTTTACCATTTGAACTTTTGCTTACAACTCTTGCAATGACTGTTACTTGGCATTTGTCTGTGGTGGATGTCAATGATAAGAGTTTAAAGGAACGCATAGAGGAGATTTATGAAAGATGCAAAACTGAAGAGTTTAATGATAAAGTGTTATGTCATCAGTTTTTGTTGGATccagaatttcttgaaataatttcaggCATGAAGAAATTTTTGTGTCATAATCCTATTTGTATTATCCAAAGTTTGATATAA
- the LOC109608901 gene encoding uncharacterized protein LOC109608901, with translation MQCDDLDVEIQRPVLNELDTGLNELGMLATRTKSREEYLQEIHNKRFLSMLSLKTRYVSNMSFGFKVRPATPHVRYKPYSALKQRHRTKSENGDSGPTEAASFIKSVIDDCIDSAEEMNQLKKAKSLESIISEGQSQIDLGSIKVGNDVETVSTCIKNLRVDE, from the exons atgcaatGTGATGATTTAGATGTAGAG atacaaAGGCCAGTCTTGAATGAGCTGGACACAGGGCTGAATGAACTGGGCATGCTGGCAACTAGGACCAAATCTAGGGAGGAGTACCTACAAGAAATTCACAATAAGAGGTTCCTGAGTATGCTCAGTCTCAAAACCAGATATGTGAGCAACATGTCCTTTGGCTTCAAGGTCAGACCAGCTACCCCACATGTCCGCTACAAACCTTATAGTGCACTCAAGCAGAGGCACCGTACCAAGTCTGAAAATGGTGATTCTGGTCCAACCGAGGCTGCCAGCTTTATCAAGAGTGTGATTGATGATTGTATTGATAGTGCTGAAGAGATGAATCAGTTGAAGAAAGCGAAGTCTCTTGAGAGTATTATTAGTGAGGGTCAGAGTCAAATCGATCTGGGGAGTATCAAGGTTGGAAATGATGTAGAGACTGTCTCAACTTGTATCAAGAATTTGAGGGTTGATGAATGA